A stretch of DNA from Gimesia chilikensis:
CTCAGATCATCAGCCAGGAGCAGTATTCGTGAGATGTTTTCCCCGGAGCGTGGTGTTACAGACCCTGGTCTGTCTGTGCCTTTTTCTATCAGTTTCCCACCGTCCGCTCTGCGCGGCCGATGTCCCTCAACACCCGAATATTATTGTCGTGCTGGTGGACGATCTGCGGTGGGACGAACTGGGGTGCATGGGGCATCCGTTTGTCAGAACACCTCACATTGACCGAATCGCCCGGGAAGGGGCCCGCTTTCGCAACGCGTTCTGTTCGACCCCCCTCTGTTCGCCGGTCCGAGCCTGCCTGTTGACGGGGCGTTATACTCACAATCATGGCATTCTGGATAACATCAATCGGAGCGAACACAGCCATACGCTTAAAACGTTTCCCCAGACACTGCAAAAAGCGGGTTACCAGACAGCCTATGTGGGTAAGTGGCACATGGGGAATGACGACACGGCCCGCCCCGGCTTTGATTACTGGGTGAGCATGAAAGGGCAGGGGACATCATTCGACCCGGTTTTGAATATCAATGGAGAGCGGAAACAGTTTGAGGGACACACAACAGATGTGTTGAATCAAAAAGCGAATGAATTTCTTGAGCAGAATCAGGACAAGCCATTCTGCCTGTACATCGCCCAGAAAGCACTCCATCCCGAGCTGACACAGCGGGACGATGGAAGTATTACCGATCCCTCCGCCGCGAAGTTCATGCCGGCGAAGCGACACGAAAACCTCTACAGCGATGCTGCGATTCCCCGCCGTTTAAATGTGCTGGACGACCTGGAAGGAAAGACGGCGTTACAGAGAAAGATTTCCGGACTGCCCCCTCTCAGTCAGAAGACGGGGACCAGTGATGATGTCATTCGGGATCGTCTGCGGATGCTGGCCGGCATTGATGAGGGGGTGGGCATGTTACTGAATCTATTAGAGAAACAGGAGCGCCTCGATCAGACCGTGTTTGTCTTCACCAGCGATCACGGTTACTGGTATGGAGAACATGGCTTGAGTGTGGAACGTCGGCTGCCTTACGAAGAAGGGATACGCGTGCCACTGCTGGTCCGGTTTCCTCCCCTGGTCAAAGCCGGAACGCTGGTGGATGAGTTTGCTGTGAGTGTTGACCTGGCTCCCACGATGGTAGATCTGGCACACGTAAAATCAGATCAGAAATATGACGGACGCAGTCTGGTACCCCTGCTCAAGGGAGAGCACCCAACTGACTGGCGCAAATCCATTCTGATCGAGTACAACAGCGATACGGTCTTTCCCCGACTGGACCGCATGGGGTACAAGGCAGTACGCACCCCTCACTGGAAGTTGATTCAGTTCAATGAGCTGGAAGGGATGGACGAACTGTATGATGTGCAGAACGATCCCTACGAGTTCAAAAATGTGATCGATCAACCGGAAAACGAAAAAGTGGTCAAGCAACTGCAGGCAGAGCTGAAACGACTGATGCAGTAGCAGAGAATTCTCCCCCACAAGCGGAACTGCGCTCTGATTTCCAGTTTTTCGCGGAGTTCCGCAAATCCTTCCTTCAATCTTCCCTGCAGGTCGCTCTATAATGAGCGACAGCGAATAAATTAAATAAGTTAATATATTGTCCCGCCTCAGTGATTTAAACAGGATCTGATTATGCCCTCCCTCCGCGTCTCTACCCATCTTTCTCGGAACTTCTCGCTGATTTTGTTCCTGTGTGTGCTTGTTGGGTTTATCAGCAGTCTGACTCTAACTGCAAATTCGGCAGATAAAAGTGCTTCCCCCAAGAAGGTCGACTACGCGGCAGAGATGAAACGGATTCCTCCGCGGGCTCCAAAGGATGCGTTGAAGTCATTTAAGATTCATCCTGATTTCAAAATCGAACTGGTGGCCGCTGAGCCATTGCTGCGTGATCCGGTTGCCATGTGTTTCGATGCCCGGGGACGGGCATACGTGGTGGAAATGTCCGAATACAACGACGCTCACAAGGAAGGTTACAGCTCTGTCAAACTGCTGGAAGATACTGACGGTGATGGCGTCTTCGATAAAAGTTCTCCGTTTCTGACTGATGTCACTTTGCCGACCGCAGTCTTCTGTTCTCAGGGGGGCGTATTTGTCGGGGCACCACCTTATGTCTATTACTGCAAAGATACGAATGGCGACGGGAAGGCCGACGTGCGGGAAGTCGTCATGGAAGGCTTTGGGCGGGACAAAGGGGATGAGGGGATGATTAACTCCTTCCGCTGGGGAATGGATAACCGTATTTACTTCTCAACGGGCATCGATGGCGGAATGGTTACCGTGGCTGCGGAAGGGCCAGAAAAACAGTTTAATACTAAGGGGCGGGGCGTGATCCTCGATCCTGCAACGCGTAAGATTGAACTCACAACAGGCGGCGGACAGCATGGGATGAGCCTGGGAATCTGGAACCGGGCCTTTGTTTGTGCCAACAGTGTGCCGATGCAGGTGCTGATGTACGATGACCGTTATATCGCCCGCAATCCCTATCTGGCGCCGCCACCGGCTCCGGTGAATATTGCTCCCGGCGGAAAGTTTACCAAGCTGATGCGCATCAGCCAGATCGAGCCCTGGCGTATTTTGCGGACCCGACTCCGGGCAGCCAGCGAGCGCGGGGATTCTGAAGGCGGAAAGCCCTCGGGCTTTTTCACTGCGGCGACCGGGATTACCGCCTATCGGGGCGATGCCTGGCCCTTGGAGTACCAGGGAAATCTGTTTGTCGGTGAACCTGCTAATAATCTCGTCTATCGAGCTGCGCCTAAACCCGATGGTCTGTCGCTGGTGGCTCCGCGTGCCGACCAGGATGCTGAATTCCTGGCCTCAACCGATGTCTGGTTTCGACCAGTGCAGTTTGAAAATGGCCCCGATGGTGCCTTATATGTGTTGGACATGTATCGTGAATTGATTGAAGGGGCGCCCTTCATTCCGGAAGAGATTCTTAAACACATCGATCCCATCGGCGGGCAGGACAAGGGACGCATCTATCGGATCGTGCCGAAGAACTTCGAGCGCCCCGCTCTATCTGATTTGACGAAGCTGTCATCAAAGGAACTCGTGGCCCTACTCGACAGCGATAACGGCTGGACGCGCGATACTGCACAGCGGCTGATCTACGAGCGTCAGGATACGTCGGTTGTTCCTGATCTGAAACAACTGGCAGCAGCTTCCCGGAAGCCGGTAACCCGCGCGACTGCACTCTGGTCTCTGGAAGGATTGAATTCTCTTGATGCGGATACGTTGCTCAAAGGACTCAAGGATCAGGATCCGCAAGTCTGTATTCAGTCATCGCGTATTGCGGAACGATTCGCTAAAGATGCTCAGGTTCAGCAGGCCATGATCGCGCTGGCAGGACATGACTCCATTGAGGTGCAGTATCAGGCTGCGTTTTCTCTGGGGGCTTTTGAGAACAGTGCCCGCAACCAGGCTCTGGCAATGCTGCTGTCAAAGAACGTCGATAATAAATGGATGCGGATGGCGGTCCAGAGTTCGTTGAATCAGGGGGCCGGGGAAGTCTTTGTTTTACTGGCCCGGAACAGCGATCTGCTCGAGAATAAACAGACACAGGCGTTCCTGGGCACGCTGGCTACCCAGATCGGTGCACAGTCTGACGTGGAGAACGTCAAGCTCTTGATGGGGGCTCTGGAAAGCTTGCCCCAGTCCCAGCAGAAGCTGGCACAACAGTCATTTCGTAACCTGCTTTCCCGGGCATCCACATCAACGAAACAGGTGCTGGCAAAGTCGAAAAGCGAATATACGGCTCAACTGTTATCGGGGATGATGAAGTCTACCATTGAGCAGGCGACCAACTCGAAACTGCCTGTAAAAACCCGCGTTGAGGCCATTCCCACCTTGAGTATTGGAAGCCCTGATGAAACGTTACCGGTTTTCGAGGAGCTGCTGTCAGTCCAGCAGCCGCTCCCGATTCGCCAGAAAGCAATCACCACGTTAGGGCTGGTGAATGATGAGCGGGTGCCGGAACTGCTGGTAGAAGCCTGGCCTGGTCTGAGCCCGCAATTACGCATGAGTGCAGTCGAAACACTGTTCTCCCGCCAGCCGTGGCAGGTCGCCTTACTGGATGCGGTCAAAGCAGGTGATATCAACTCCGGTGATATCAGTCCCGAACGCGTTCAACTCCTGAAAAGCAGTCAGGACAAAGCGATCAAAAAACGGGCGACCGACCTCTTTCAGAATCAGCGACTGACGGGTCGCTCGGATGTGATCAAGCAGTATCAGTCTTCACTGAAACTTAAAGGTGATCCTGCCAACGGTAAGCTGGTCTTCAAGAAAAACTGTGCTGCCTGTCATCGTCTGGAGAATGTCGGCGTGCAGCTGGGAGCAGACCTCAAGGCGATCAAGGACCGCGGGACCGAAGCCGTCCTGCTGAATATTCTGGATCCTAACCGGGAAGTAAAGCCACAATATGTGACTTACCTGCTGGTTACCACTCAGGGGCGGACGATTACCGGTCTGATCAAGGCAGAGAATGCGAACAGCATTACGATCGCCAGGGCAGATGGCACCAGCGATACCGTTCTGCGGATCGACATTGATGAATTGATTAGCTCGAAGCTCTCGTTTATGCCTGAAGGCCTGGAGAAGCAGATCAATCAACAGCAGATGGCAGACCTGCTGGCGTACCTGAACTCGATCAGGTAAGTCAAAATGTCGGCTGGTCAATAACGCCTTACCCGACTTGATGGTCTTGTTTATCAACTTACTGTTGAGGAACAGTTTCTGGATTAAGCTGAGGGATCAGTTTGCGCCTCTGTCAGGTAATTTCCCAAAATTTGCCTGCGTCGCCGCTTGTCAAAGAGTTTGCTCAATCTAAGGTACCGGTAGTTCGGGAATTGCAGTGGCCACTCATTCTCTCCGGATGCTCAGGTAACAGAGTTGACAATCTCCAGACAATTAAGGAGTCGTTCTGATGAATCTCTTCGTTAAGCAGTACGCGGCGCTGGCCACCGCCTTCACTGTCATGATTTCGGCCAATTTCACGCACGCCGCAGAGCAGAAAAACATCGTTGAAACCGCTGTCGAAGCCGGTTCATTCAAAACACTGGCGACAGCCCTCACTGAGGCAGATCTCGTTAAAGCGCTCGAAGGTAAGGGGCCATTTACCGTCTTCGCTCCGACTGATGAAGCTTTCAGCAAGCTGCCACCGGGAACGGTAGAAACTCTCCTCAAGCCGGAAAATAAATCCAAGCTTGTTGACATTCTGACCTACCATGTTGTCTCGGGTGAAGTGCCTGCAGCCAAGGTTGTGAAGTTAACCGGAGCTGAAACTTTAAATGGTCAGCGAGTCGACATCATGACTAAAGATGGTTCAGTTATGGTCGACGGGGCAACTGTCATCAAGGCTGATATCAAATGCTCCAACGGGATCATTCATGTGATCGACCAGGTAATCTTGCCCGCAGACAAGAATCTCGTGGAGACCGCATCTGCTGCTGGTAAGTTCAATACCCTGTTAACAGCTGCGACCAAAGCTGGTTTGGCAGGGGTGTTGTCAGAGAAAGGGCCTTTCACAGTGTTTGCTCCCACAGACGAAGCATTCGCTCAACTACCAGAAGGCACGATTGAATCATTGTTGAAGCCAGAAAATAAGAAGAAACTGGCCGACATTTTGAAGTACCACGTTGTCGCCGGCCGCGTCTATTCAGAAGATGCCGTGTCTGCAGGCGAAGCTAAAACGCTGCAGGGGCAGAAGGTGAAGATCAGTGTTAGTGGTGGTGTCGCCAAAGTAAATCAAGCTAAAATCCTCAAAACTGATATCGATGCTTCGAACGGCGTAATTCATGTGATTGATGCAGTAATTTTGCCGCCGGAAGGCAAGAAAGTAACGGCTCGAGAAGCCTGTCACCAGATTCGTGAGACAGTTGCCCAGGGGGCTCACCTGTATAACTGCGGTCACTATCAGCAATCAGCGAAATTGTATCGAAAGACGATGCAATCCATGTTACAGGATGTGGATGGAATGCCTTCTGATGTCAGTCAGCAGATGTATCAAGCATTGACCTCATCCAAGAGCATGCATTGTGCATCGCAGCAAGCTTGGACGCTGCGGAATGCATTAGACCATGCCTACGCACGGATGTCTGCACTGTAAGTGGTTCCTGGTCAACTTCAGTGAGGTGCTCCCGTGGTCTGTGAAACGTTCCGGACCGCGGGAGCGTTTTTTATTAATCGCCACTTTGAGAACTCAGTCGATATTTGAAATCAGCGCCTGGATGGAGGGTTCCAGTTTGCCGGAACGAAACATGGAGACAATCGCCAGGTGTTCGTAATAGACCTTCATGGGGTCATTCGGCTTCTGAAAGCCTTCCAGAAAGTGTCTCCGCAAGCGGGAGACGAGCGTCAGCCAGATGGTCATCAGACCCTGTTCCGGGGAGCGGGCGACAATCGACTGATGGAATTTGATATCCAGTTCAGTCAGTTGCAGGAAGTTCTGGTTTTCACAAGCGGCTTTCATCTCAGTGAGCAGGACTTCCCACTCCGCAAAATCATCGTCATTCAGATCATCAAAGATCGATCGGAGGGCGAAGGATTCCACGGTCTGTCTGAGTGGAATGACAAGCTCCTGCATGGATTTGGAGGAGGAAGGTGCCACCCGCATGCCACAATTGGGTTTGGACTCCACCATGCCTTCATGAGCCAACTGCTTCAGGGCCTCGCGAATCGGAGCCCGACTCACCTCGAAACGCTCTGCCAGACTCACTTCGCGTAAGGCGGCGCCCTCTTCGATGCGTCCGGTAATGATTTCCATTCGCAGTTGATCAGCAATGCTGGCTGACGGGTTCGATGTCAGTTCTACCTGGCTCATGGCTCATTTCCATTTAGGTCTGGTGGGCGATGTATGTGCTCAATGGGATGTATTGTATACAAAAAGAGTGTGCGAAGCTAGAAGGTTTACCTGCAGAATAACGTGAGTATCTCAAGCATTTCAGGGTGTAGGGCTGATTGCGATGTTTTGCATCTTTGTTGAATTGTATACAAAATGAGTTGCTCGGGCTTGACTCGACAGTGCAGAGCCAACAGACTGGAATTGAAGAGCGGTCTGACTGTAAAAGACGAATCAGGCTGCGCCGCTCTACGCTCGACCCCCGCTGGAAAATGGAGATTTCAAGATGCCCTCTGCTGCTCGTCTTCAGGCTGCTTCTCGCATTCGTGGTTCCCTGGTATGGTCACTGCTCCTGGTTTTGCCTGGTCTGCTGATAGACTGTCGCATCGCTCGGTCGGCTGAAAAACAGGCGACACAAACCGGCAATCGACTGGTCTATCTGGATCAGGACGATCCTTACTATGTGTCACTCAATTTTCCCAAACTGACGACCCCTCAGTGGTATGGTGACAAAGAAGTCAAGGCGGTTTGCGTGCTGGCGATCGACGACATGCGCGATGTCCAGAAGTACGAAACCTACCTGCGACCGATCCTGGAGCGACTGAAAGAGATCAATGGTCGGGCCGGCGTCAGCATCATGACCTGCCGCGTCGATCCGAAAGATCCCCACCTGCAGAAGTGGATTCAGGAAGGGGTGAGTATCGATGTGCATACTTATGATCATCCCTGTCCGTTGTTGAAAGATCGAGATTTTGAGAAGGCCAAAGGGACCGTTGAACGGTGCATCGATCTCTTGAACCAGATTCCCAACAGTCAACCAGTGGCGTACCGTATGCCGTGCTGTGATTCACTCAACACGGTCAGCCCCCGCTTCTTTACCGAAATCTTCAATCAGACTACCCCCGAGGGGAACTTTCTGCAGATCGATACTTCGGTCTTTCAGGTATTTTCGAATCAGGATCCGGACCTGCCAAAGGAACTCGTTACCGATCCAAACGGGCAGGGGAGAATCGAAAAATACGTCCCCACAGATCGAGGGTTCGTGAATACGATTTTCAATTACCCCTATCCTTATCCCATCTCGAGGCTCTGCTGGGAGTTTTCCTGTGTGACTCCCAGCGACTGGTCAGCCCAGTATCGTCAAAAGCCCTTCAATCCGCTGACGGTTCGCGACTGGACTGCCGTGCTTGATGCGACCGTTGTCAAAGAAGGGACGTTTAATCTTGTATTCCATCCGCACGGCTGGATCAGTAATGAGCAGATCATCAAACTGATTGATCATGCCGTTCAGAAGCATGGATCGGCAGTGCGGTTTCTTTCTTTCCAGGAAGTATTGGAGCGAATGAATCGGCATCTGCTGGCGGGGCAGCCGCTGCGTAATCAGCAGGGAGCTGATAATGGTGTGCGCCTGCTGGATCTGAATGCAGATGGATTCATGGATGTGGTTATCGGCAATGCGCAAGTTCAGAAAACCCGTATCTGGAATCCCGTGCAGCAGACCTGGAGTGAAACTGGATTTCCCACTCGACTCGTGGCTGCTCCTGATGCCAAGGGAAATCAGGCGATTCGGGGACGGTTCGGAGTTCTAAACGAACAGGTAATCCTGCTGACCCTGACACCTGAAGTCTCCGCTGCCTGGAAGTTTGATGGCAAAACGTGGCAGCCTGCTTCCGAGTTACTGGCTGGTCTACCTGAGGGGCAGGACGCATTGTTCACACTAAAAGCAGGCCAGGATCAGGGGCTCCGGCTGCGGGATCTGAATCATGATGGTCAGTGTGAACTGCTCGTTTCCAATCCCAAACAGAATGCGATCTACACATGGTCTCAGAAAGATACCTGTTGGAAGAAATTACCCTGGTCTCTTCCTGATTCTGCGTCGATCGCCGACGAACAGGGCCGCGATGCAGGACTGCGCTTTGTCGATATCAATGAAGACGGCTTTGAAGACATGCTGTTTTCGAACGAGAATCACGCATCACTCTACCTGTTCGCTTCGCTTAAGTCAGGCTGGAAGAAAGTCTTTGATGAGGATCGGGCTGACGATGGGGGACCAGTACCGATGATTTCGCGCAAGGGAACCAATAACGGAGCCTGGTTCCATTCGAAGCATCTTTGGGTGCAGAACGAAGATACCGCGAAAATGAAACATCTGGTGGCGGGCAAGTCGTTTGCGGAATTACTGGATGAGCAGGGACCTCAACCTAAAGACCCGGACGCGGCTCTGAAGACTATTCAGGTCAAACCCGGATTTCATGTGGAACTGGTGGCGTCGGAACCACTGGTGAAAGACCCGGTCGCATTTGACTGGGGGCCGGATGGAAAACTCTGGGTGGCAGAAATGGCTGACTATCCGCTGGGGCTGAATGAAACGGGTACATTCGATGGACGAATTCGTTTTCTGGAAGATACAGACGGAGACGGTAAGTACGACCGATCGACTGTCTTTCTGGAAGGCGTGGGTTATCCCACAGGAGTGATGGCCTGGCGAAAAGGAGCGATCATCACAACTGCTCCAGAAGTTTTCTATGCGGAAGATACTGACGGCGATGGCAAAGCTGATCACCGCGAATCCCTGGTGACCGGGTTTGCAGAGGGGAACCAGCAGCACCGGGTAAATGGTCTGCGTTGGGGCCTGGATAACTGGGTGTATCTGGCCAATGGTGATTCCGGTGGGGATCTGTTGTCGGTCAAGACAGGAGAAAAACTGAAATTTGGTCGTCGGGATTTACGAATCAAACCTGATACCGGTCAGATGGATCCGCAGTCGGGGCAGACCCAGTTTGGCCGTGAACGGGATGACTGGGGGAACTGGTTTGGCAGCAATAACAGTAACCCCGCATTTCATTATGCATTGGCAGATCATTATCTCCGTCGTAATAAAAACCTGATTGCCCCTGATGCGAAAGTGCAGGTTTCGGTTCGTCCCGGGGCGGCAACGATTTTTCCAGTCAGTCGCACACAGGTTCGTTTTAATGATTTCAATAAGGTCAACCGGATCACCTCTGCCTGCGGTCTCTGTTTTTATCGCGATGATCTACTGGGGGGAGAGTTCACGGGGAACTCCTTTATCTGTGAGCCGGTACATAACCTGGTGCATCGCGAAATAGTGAAACCGAAAGGGACGACCTTTACCAGCCAGCGGGCACAGAGCGAACAGGATTCCGAATTTCTGGCATCGACCGACAACTGGTTTCGCCCTGTAATGGCCCGCACAGGACCAGACGGTGCACTCTGGGTCGCCGACATGTATCGGCATGTCATTGAACATCCGCAATGGATTCCCAAAGAGATGCAGGAAAAGCTGGACCTGCGCGCCGGAAAGGAACAGGGGCGGATTTACCGGATCGTTCCAGATAAGGCATCCGTACGAACGGTACCCCGTCTCGATCAGCTTTCCCCCTCAGATCTGGTTCAGCAACTGGAAAGCCCGAATGGGACACTGCGTGATATGGTGCAGCAGTTAATCGTGACACGCGGCGACAAGTCTGTTGTCCCAGATCTGAAGCAGATGGTTAAGCAGGGCAAATCGCCGGCTGCTCGTCTGCATGCACTTTGTACGCTCGATGGACTGGACGCGATCACCGACGATGTTCTCCTGGTGACTTTGGCTGACAAACATC
This window harbors:
- a CDS encoding GntR family transcriptional regulator: MSQVELTSNPSASIADQLRMEIITGRIEEGAALREVSLAERFEVSRAPIREALKQLAHEGMVESKPNCGMRVAPSSSKSMQELVIPLRQTVESFALRSIFDDLNDDDFAEWEVLLTEMKAACENQNFLQLTELDIKFHQSIVARSPEQGLMTIWLTLVSRLRRHFLEGFQKPNDPMKVYYEHLAIVSMFRSGKLEPSIQALISNID
- a CDS encoding sulfatase; this translates as MRCFPRSVVLQTLVCLCLFLSVSHRPLCAADVPQHPNIIVVLVDDLRWDELGCMGHPFVRTPHIDRIAREGARFRNAFCSTPLCSPVRACLLTGRYTHNHGILDNINRSEHSHTLKTFPQTLQKAGYQTAYVGKWHMGNDDTARPGFDYWVSMKGQGTSFDPVLNINGERKQFEGHTTDVLNQKANEFLEQNQDKPFCLYIAQKALHPELTQRDDGSITDPSAAKFMPAKRHENLYSDAAIPRRLNVLDDLEGKTALQRKISGLPPLSQKTGTSDDVIRDRLRMLAGIDEGVGMLLNLLEKQERLDQTVFVFTSDHGYWYGEHGLSVERRLPYEEGIRVPLLVRFPPLVKAGTLVDEFAVSVDLAPTMVDLAHVKSDQKYDGRSLVPLLKGEHPTDWRKSILIEYNSDTVFPRLDRMGYKAVRTPHWKLIQFNELEGMDELYDVQNDPYEFKNVIDQPENEKVVKQLQAELKRLMQ
- a CDS encoding PVC-type heme-binding CxxCH protein, with product MPSAARLQAASRIRGSLVWSLLLVLPGLLIDCRIARSAEKQATQTGNRLVYLDQDDPYYVSLNFPKLTTPQWYGDKEVKAVCVLAIDDMRDVQKYETYLRPILERLKEINGRAGVSIMTCRVDPKDPHLQKWIQEGVSIDVHTYDHPCPLLKDRDFEKAKGTVERCIDLLNQIPNSQPVAYRMPCCDSLNTVSPRFFTEIFNQTTPEGNFLQIDTSVFQVFSNQDPDLPKELVTDPNGQGRIEKYVPTDRGFVNTIFNYPYPYPISRLCWEFSCVTPSDWSAQYRQKPFNPLTVRDWTAVLDATVVKEGTFNLVFHPHGWISNEQIIKLIDHAVQKHGSAVRFLSFQEVLERMNRHLLAGQPLRNQQGADNGVRLLDLNADGFMDVVIGNAQVQKTRIWNPVQQTWSETGFPTRLVAAPDAKGNQAIRGRFGVLNEQVILLTLTPEVSAAWKFDGKTWQPASELLAGLPEGQDALFTLKAGQDQGLRLRDLNHDGQCELLVSNPKQNAIYTWSQKDTCWKKLPWSLPDSASIADEQGRDAGLRFVDINEDGFEDMLFSNENHASLYLFASLKSGWKKVFDEDRADDGGPVPMISRKGTNNGAWFHSKHLWVQNEDTAKMKHLVAGKSFAELLDEQGPQPKDPDAALKTIQVKPGFHVELVASEPLVKDPVAFDWGPDGKLWVAEMADYPLGLNETGTFDGRIRFLEDTDGDGKYDRSTVFLEGVGYPTGVMAWRKGAIITTAPEVFYAEDTDGDGKADHRESLVTGFAEGNQQHRVNGLRWGLDNWVYLANGDSGGDLLSVKTGEKLKFGRRDLRIKPDTGQMDPQSGQTQFGRERDDWGNWFGSNNSNPAFHYALADHYLRRNKNLIAPDAKVQVSVRPGAATIFPVSRTQVRFNDFNKVNRITSACGLCFYRDDLLGGEFTGNSFICEPVHNLVHREIVKPKGTTFTSQRAQSEQDSEFLASTDNWFRPVMARTGPDGALWVADMYRHVIEHPQWIPKEMQEKLDLRAGKEQGRIYRIVPDKASVRTVPRLDQLSPSDLVQQLESPNGTLRDMVQQLIVTRGDKSVVPDLKQMVKQGKSPAARLHALCTLDGLDAITDDVLLVTLADKHPGVRRHAIRLSEPFLNESPELGDRLLALVGDTDPQVQMQLAYTLGEWNSPKAGSALARLAMAHDQDIFLRTAILSSVGPHLDSFTAFLFEELQGKQPPLQILNSLVLMAISADQQDVLANIYERVAQSEKKQPWQAWQFEVVATLLQSLARKNQSLPQYAGKASPRLQKILEELKPLFQEARTIAADETATVSLRRQVLPLLGHGFAQRDEDLVLLSEMLSPRNPRIIQSAAVAALSQRGNSQTTELMLARWKNYGPGLRSEVLSSLLSHKAGVQSVLEGLKDKTISAADIDASSRQLLLNNKDQKIRQQAEKLLAASLDSNRARVVKEHAEVVALTGKTEAGHQVFVKRCAVCHQLNNEGKPIGPDLTALTDKSPQALLTAILDPNRAVENKYISYLAVTEDGLTFNGLLASESGESITLVQSDGKTKTLLRTDLEELISTGKSLMPEGLEKDMTPQNLADVIAYLNSTKLPRKTFPGNEPAVVVAEALRGDYFLIPQLAEIYGSSLTFESKYKNLGYWQSENDRAIWTLDVPQAGRYDVYLEFACPPGTAGNRLLLETGEEQLFWTVPSTGTWDVYQNRRIGTITLPAGKPRLTVQSQGKINSALLDLKTVRLRVSSR
- a CDS encoding fasciclin domain-containing protein, producing MNLFVKQYAALATAFTVMISANFTHAAEQKNIVETAVEAGSFKTLATALTEADLVKALEGKGPFTVFAPTDEAFSKLPPGTVETLLKPENKSKLVDILTYHVVSGEVPAAKVVKLTGAETLNGQRVDIMTKDGSVMVDGATVIKADIKCSNGIIHVIDQVILPADKNLVETASAAGKFNTLLTAATKAGLAGVLSEKGPFTVFAPTDEAFAQLPEGTIESLLKPENKKKLADILKYHVVAGRVYSEDAVSAGEAKTLQGQKVKISVSGGVAKVNQAKILKTDIDASNGVIHVIDAVILPPEGKKVTAREACHQIRETVAQGAHLYNCGHYQQSAKLYRKTMQSMLQDVDGMPSDVSQQMYQALTSSKSMHCASQQAWTLRNALDHAYARMSAL
- a CDS encoding PVC-type heme-binding CxxCH protein codes for the protein MPSLRVSTHLSRNFSLILFLCVLVGFISSLTLTANSADKSASPKKVDYAAEMKRIPPRAPKDALKSFKIHPDFKIELVAAEPLLRDPVAMCFDARGRAYVVEMSEYNDAHKEGYSSVKLLEDTDGDGVFDKSSPFLTDVTLPTAVFCSQGGVFVGAPPYVYYCKDTNGDGKADVREVVMEGFGRDKGDEGMINSFRWGMDNRIYFSTGIDGGMVTVAAEGPEKQFNTKGRGVILDPATRKIELTTGGGQHGMSLGIWNRAFVCANSVPMQVLMYDDRYIARNPYLAPPPAPVNIAPGGKFTKLMRISQIEPWRILRTRLRAASERGDSEGGKPSGFFTAATGITAYRGDAWPLEYQGNLFVGEPANNLVYRAAPKPDGLSLVAPRADQDAEFLASTDVWFRPVQFENGPDGALYVLDMYRELIEGAPFIPEEILKHIDPIGGQDKGRIYRIVPKNFERPALSDLTKLSSKELVALLDSDNGWTRDTAQRLIYERQDTSVVPDLKQLAAASRKPVTRATALWSLEGLNSLDADTLLKGLKDQDPQVCIQSSRIAERFAKDAQVQQAMIALAGHDSIEVQYQAAFSLGAFENSARNQALAMLLSKNVDNKWMRMAVQSSLNQGAGEVFVLLARNSDLLENKQTQAFLGTLATQIGAQSDVENVKLLMGALESLPQSQQKLAQQSFRNLLSRASTSTKQVLAKSKSEYTAQLLSGMMKSTIEQATNSKLPVKTRVEAIPTLSIGSPDETLPVFEELLSVQQPLPIRQKAITTLGLVNDERVPELLVEAWPGLSPQLRMSAVETLFSRQPWQVALLDAVKAGDINSGDISPERVQLLKSSQDKAIKKRATDLFQNQRLTGRSDVIKQYQSSLKLKGDPANGKLVFKKNCAACHRLENVGVQLGADLKAIKDRGTEAVLLNILDPNREVKPQYVTYLLVTTQGRTITGLIKAENANSITIARADGTSDTVLRIDIDELISSKLSFMPEGLEKQINQQQMADLLAYLNSIR